Proteins encoded in a region of the Clostridium beijerinckii genome:
- a CDS encoding sugar transferase gives MNTFNKVVKRIFDLICSTLGLIVLSPILIVIAIRIKTDSDGPVFFKQIRIGEKNKEFEILKFRTMVVDAEKLGRQITVGNDSRITKIGAFLRKYKLDELPQLINVFKGDMSLVGPRPEVPRYVNMYNEEQRRVLEVKPGITDLASIRYRDENDLLGEAENPDDFYINTIMPDKLALNLEYINKNNIFLDIYIILKTIVKCL, from the coding sequence ATGAATACATTCAATAAAGTAGTTAAAAGAATATTTGATTTGATATGTTCTACTTTAGGACTTATAGTTTTAAGTCCGATTTTGATAGTTATTGCCATCAGAATAAAAACAGATTCTGATGGACCTGTATTTTTTAAACAAATAAGAATTGGTGAAAAAAATAAAGAATTTGAGATTTTAAAGTTTAGAACTATGGTTGTGGATGCAGAAAAGTTAGGAAGGCAAATTACTGTAGGAAATGATAGCAGAATTACTAAAATAGGTGCTTTCTTAAGAAAATATAAACTTGATGAACTTCCACAATTAATAAATGTATTTAAAGGGGACATGAGCCTAGTAGGACCTAGACCAGAAGTTCCTAGATATGTAAATATGTATAATGAGGAACAGAGAAGGGTTTTAGAAGTTAAACCAGGGATAACAGATTTAGCATCAATTAGATATAGAGATGAAAATGATTTACTTGGAGAAGCAGAAAATCCTGACGATTTTTACATAAACACAATTATGCCAGATAAACTCGCATTAAATTTAGAATATATAAATAAAAATAATATATTTTTAGATATTTATATAATACTTAAAACAATAGTAAAATGCCTTTAA
- a CDS encoding glycosyltransferase family 4 protein: MNILLINHYAGSDYHGMEFRPYYMGREWVDMGHKVVILGADFSHLRKKNPQIKEDFEEEIIDGITYVWVKTPEYQGNGVGRIKNISTFMFKLRMNYKKLADKYRPDAVIASSTYPLDIYPAHRIAKRSNAKLFFEIHDLWPLTPMEIGGYSKNNPAIVMLQRAEDFAFKNCDKIISILPNADRHMKDRGFSADNYVHVPNGIIVGEKKNAPMEKTIERLQELKDEGYFLVGYTGNHSPANVLDTMIDAAKKTTDEKIKYVLVGNGNVKNELIQYAKTNNVTNVEFLDPVLKDNMDNVLRLLDICYIGLKKQNLFNYGVSPNKLFDYMMAARPVIYAVEASNDPVKDSNCGITVPAENPDSVVKAVMKIRNLSEDEKNNLGQNGKDYVLENHTYRGLAEKFLDALK, translated from the coding sequence ATGAATATCTTACTTATAAATCATTACGCAGGGTCTGATTATCATGGAATGGAATTTAGACCTTATTATATGGGGCGAGAATGGGTTGATATGGGACATAAAGTAGTCATACTTGGTGCTGATTTTTCACATTTACGAAAGAAAAACCCACAAATAAAAGAGGATTTCGAAGAAGAAATTATAGATGGAATTACATATGTATGGGTTAAGACTCCAGAATATCAGGGAAATGGAGTTGGAAGAATTAAAAATATATCAACATTCATGTTCAAATTGAGAATGAATTATAAGAAACTTGCAGATAAATATAGACCAGATGCAGTAATAGCATCTTCGACTTACCCTTTAGATATATATCCAGCTCATAGGATTGCAAAGAGGAGTAATGCTAAACTGTTTTTTGAGATACATGACTTATGGCCTTTAACGCCAATGGAAATAGGGGGGTATTCTAAGAATAATCCAGCTATAGTTATGCTTCAAAGAGCAGAGGATTTTGCTTTTAAGAATTGTGATAAAATTATTTCAATTTTACCTAATGCAGATAGGCATATGAAAGATAGGGGATTTAGTGCGGATAATTATGTTCATGTTCCAAATGGAATAATTGTTGGAGAAAAGAAGAATGCTCCTATGGAAAAAACTATTGAAAGATTGCAAGAACTAAAAGATGAAGGGTATTTCTTAGTTGGATATACAGGAAATCACTCACCAGCTAATGTATTAGATACGATGATTGATGCTGCAAAGAAAACTACAGATGAAAAAATAAAGTATGTATTAGTTGGAAATGGAAACGTGAAAAATGAATTAATACAATATGCTAAAACTAATAATGTAACAAATGTAGAGTTTCTAGATCCTGTACTTAAAGATAATATGGATAATGTACTAAGATTATTAGATATATGTTATATAGGATTAAAAAAGCAAAATTTATTTAATTATGGCGTAAGTCCAAATAAATTATTTGACTATATGATGGCAGCAAGACCAGTAATATATGCAGTTGAGGCTTCAAATGATCCAGTGAAGGATTCAAATTGTGGTATTACGGTACCAGCAGAAAATCCAGATTCTGTTGTGAAAGCAGTTATGAAAATTAGAAACTTAAGCGAAGATGAAAAAAATAACTTGGGCCAAAATGGTAAGGATTATGTATTGGAAAATCATACTTATCGCGGGCTTGCAGAGAAATTTTTAGATGCACTAAAATAA